A genomic stretch from Rhabdothermincola salaria includes:
- the lnt gene encoding apolipoprotein N-acyltransferase has product MPALTLPAVSDRARGLSLAFLGGLCLAASVPPWGWWPAAFVGVALWDRAIAGRTARSRFLRSWLLGAVWLMPATLWMWDLTAPGYLVAGALFGAYVGVAGALVPSPPGRPWVRWLALPGALVLCEAARWSFPFGGVPLATTAMSQAAAPLGQVARVGSAIGVVLAVGVVGVALSAAWERRWGVAGALVVGVAVLWGLASVAPRGEAVGDLTVALVQGGGPQRTRAADTDPWEVFQRHLEASDDVTTPVDLVLWPENVISVEGPLTDSREHRELVALARRLDTTLVIGATEGVDAERFTNFAAVYDADGDLGDRYDKVRRVPFGEYVPFRSLVESVAGSASLTRRDAVIGEEPAVLETPAGPFSLAISWEIFFTDRVREGVEFGGQAVLNPTNGSSYWLTQVQSQQVASSRLRAIETGRWVLQAAPTGFSAVVTPEGEVVARTGVSERRVLEETIERREGLTIATRIGPLPVVGLGGLLVVAAWVLARRTTSPTGSPDEDDVVLDPS; this is encoded by the coding sequence GTGCCCGCCCTCACCCTCCCCGCCGTGTCCGATCGGGCCCGCGGCCTGTCGCTGGCCTTCCTCGGCGGGCTCTGCCTGGCGGCGTCGGTCCCGCCGTGGGGGTGGTGGCCGGCGGCCTTCGTCGGGGTCGCCCTGTGGGACCGGGCGATCGCCGGGCGCACCGCCCGCTCCCGCTTCCTGCGGTCCTGGCTCCTCGGCGCGGTCTGGTTGATGCCCGCCACCTTGTGGATGTGGGACCTCACCGCTCCCGGGTACCTCGTCGCCGGCGCCCTCTTCGGCGCCTACGTGGGTGTCGCCGGGGCCCTGGTCCCCTCGCCCCCCGGTCGCCCCTGGGTGCGCTGGCTGGCCCTCCCGGGCGCGCTGGTGCTCTGCGAGGCTGCCCGCTGGTCGTTCCCCTTCGGCGGGGTGCCGTTGGCCACCACCGCCATGAGCCAGGCGGCCGCCCCCCTCGGGCAGGTGGCCCGCGTCGGCAGCGCCATCGGCGTGGTGCTCGCCGTCGGCGTGGTGGGGGTGGCGCTCTCGGCCGCATGGGAGCGCCGCTGGGGGGTCGCCGGCGCGCTGGTGGTGGGCGTCGCCGTCCTGTGGGGTCTCGCGTCGGTCGCCCCCCGGGGCGAGGCGGTCGGCGACCTCACGGTGGCCCTGGTCCAAGGAGGCGGCCCCCAACGCACGAGAGCCGCCGACACCGACCCCTGGGAGGTGTTCCAGCGCCACCTCGAGGCCAGCGACGACGTGACCACACCCGTCGACCTCGTGCTGTGGCCCGAGAACGTGATCAGCGTGGAGGGCCCCCTGACCGACAGCCGCGAGCACCGAGAGCTCGTCGCCCTGGCCCGCCGCCTCGACACGACGCTCGTCATCGGGGCCACGGAAGGCGTCGACGCCGAGCGCTTCACCAACTTCGCCGCCGTCTACGACGCCGACGGCGACCTCGGGGATCGCTACGACAAGGTGCGGCGGGTGCCGTTCGGCGAGTACGTGCCCTTCCGATCGCTGGTCGAGTCGGTGGCCGGCTCGGCATCGCTCACCCGTCGCGACGCCGTCATCGGCGAGGAGCCCGCCGTGCTCGAGACGCCGGCGGGCCCCTTCAGCCTGGCCATCTCCTGGGAGATCTTCTTCACCGACCGGGTCCGAGAGGGCGTGGAGTTCGGGGGGCAGGCCGTGTTGAACCCCACCAACGGGTCGTCGTACTGGCTGACCCAGGTCCAGAGCCAGCAGGTGGCCTCGAGTCGGCTGCGGGCCATCGAGACCGGCCGGTGGGTGCTGCAGGCCGCCCCGACCGGGTTCAGCGCGGTGGTGACCCCCGAGGGCGAGGTCGTGGCCCGCACGGGGGTCAGCGAGCGCCGGGTCCTGGAGGAGACGATCGAGCGGCGCGAGGGCCTGACCATCGCCACCCGGATCGGGCCGCTGCCGGTGGTGGGGCTCGGAGGCCTGCTGGTGGTCGCCGCCTGGGTGCTGGCCCGTCGGACGACGTCGCCCACGGGGAGCCCCGACGAGGACGACGTGGTCCTCGACCCGAGCTGA
- a CDS encoding copper chaperone PCu(A)C, with protein sequence MTTSDSPTADRPPAGPLRRWAPALVVLGGIALLVVVAIVSPFGTTPPEVRVTTALVGADADPAGAYLVLENDGGSDDLVAVTSPAGEVTLQRRVIDGATDQEALEPTASLRVGGFEETRLQPGDDQLLLTTTDGRAPAVGETVSLTLEFRLSDPITVDAEVLSYDDVGAALLPPRIIAGATTTSTPGAS encoded by the coding sequence ATGACGACCTCCGATTCCCCCACCGCCGATCGGCCCCCGGCCGGTCCCCTACGCCGCTGGGCCCCGGCCCTGGTCGTGCTCGGCGGCATCGCCCTGCTCGTGGTGGTGGCCATCGTCAGCCCGTTCGGCACCACCCCTCCCGAGGTGCGCGTCACCACCGCGCTCGTCGGGGCCGACGCCGACCCCGCCGGTGCCTACCTGGTGCTCGAGAACGACGGCGGCAGTGACGACCTGGTGGCGGTCACCTCGCCGGCCGGTGAGGTGACCCTCCAACGGCGCGTGATCGACGGCGCCACCGACCAGGAGGCCCTCGAGCCGACCGCGTCGCTGCGGGTCGGTGGCTTCGAGGAGACCCGCCTGCAGCCCGGCGACGACCAGCTCCTGTTGACCACCACCGATGGGCGAGCACCGGCCGTGGGCGAGACGGTGAGCCTCACGCTCGAGTTCCGACTGTCGGATCCGATCACCGTCGACGCCGAGGTGCTCTCCTACGACGACGTCGGTGCCGCCCTGTTGCCGCCGCGCATCATCGCCGGCGCCACCACCACCTCCACGCCCGGCGCCTCGTAG
- a CDS encoding aminoglycoside phosphotransferase family protein translates to MVPDAPFERPSSAASDAARLRPASEGRERAAMAAVLEVADHVGLDAEAAGIWRAGSSVLVGLPVARVLGRVDDPRRVDAACRQVIASEVMAERGVPAITLTGPADQPVLTEAGPVTLWRWLDAHGVEASPEGLGRLARRLHDATRGGVEGVAPYDPLTAVAAELERAAELGLTDERDLGLLDGHIARLRATWPAPEDDPLGVAVVHGDLHRDNAIVTDEGLVLADLELAGVGPAAADLVPHVVAVRRYDASPRVLEELMQGYGRELHVWPGLEVMVEAYELWVTAWSVANRGGSAVLAAEAEVRLDHWRPGRDSSRPWSLR, encoded by the coding sequence ATGGTCCCCGACGCACCGTTCGAGCGGCCCTCCTCCGCCGCGTCGGACGCCGCGCGGCTGCGGCCGGCCTCGGAGGGGCGTGAGCGGGCCGCCATGGCGGCGGTGCTCGAGGTGGCCGACCACGTCGGCCTCGACGCGGAGGCCGCCGGCATCTGGCGGGCCGGGTCGTCGGTGCTGGTGGGGCTGCCCGTGGCCCGGGTGCTCGGGCGGGTCGACGACCCCCGGCGGGTCGATGCCGCCTGCCGCCAGGTCATCGCGTCCGAGGTGATGGCCGAGCGCGGGGTGCCGGCCATCACCCTCACCGGCCCGGCCGACCAGCCCGTGCTCACCGAGGCCGGTCCGGTGACGCTGTGGCGCTGGCTCGACGCCCATGGTGTCGAGGCCTCGCCCGAAGGCCTGGGGCGCCTGGCGCGCCGGCTGCACGACGCCACCCGGGGCGGGGTCGAAGGGGTGGCGCCCTACGACCCGCTCACCGCGGTCGCCGCCGAGTTGGAGCGCGCTGCGGAGCTGGGCCTCACCGACGAGCGCGACCTCGGTCTGCTCGACGGTCACATCGCCCGGCTCCGGGCCACCTGGCCCGCGCCGGAGGACGACCCACTGGGGGTGGCCGTGGTGCACGGAGACCTCCACCGCGACAACGCCATCGTCACCGACGAGGGCCTCGTCCTGGCCGATCTCGAGCTGGCAGGCGTGGGCCCGGCCGCGGCCGACCTCGTCCCCCACGTCGTGGCGGTGCGGCGCTACGACGCCAGTCCCCGCGTCCTCGAGGAGCTCATGCAGGGCTATGGCCGAGAGCTGCACGTGTGGCCGGGCCTGGAGGTGATGGTCGAGGCCTACGAGCTGTGGGTCACCGCGTGGTCGGTGGCCAACCGGGGTGGCTCCGCCGTGTTGGCGGCCGAGGCCGAGGTCCGCCTCGACCACTGGCGCCCGGGCCGGGACTCGTCGCGGCCCTGGTCGTTGCGCTGA
- a CDS encoding alpha/beta hydrolase, with translation MLVLPGYGDTSAVITRRLHLIDPDERWTVAVAEPAWPGPAGPMWYTVDTDGPDPEGVTRAVSAVDRALDDVAGRCGVSREEVVLVGYSQGGATALATALDPRLGPPPAAVALLAGYLVHRDDDELDLSRAHGRPVLVAHGRDDDMVDPLRGRAAAKALHRRGAVTSWQEVAGSHRLGPALLAPLAAWLDALADGRVPHQPPPGV, from the coding sequence GTGCTCGTCCTACCCGGCTACGGCGACACCAGCGCCGTCATCACCCGCCGGTTGCACCTGATCGACCCCGACGAACGCTGGACCGTCGCCGTGGCCGAACCGGCGTGGCCGGGTCCGGCGGGGCCGATGTGGTACACGGTCGACACCGACGGGCCCGACCCCGAGGGCGTCACCCGAGCCGTGTCGGCGGTCGATCGGGCCCTCGACGACGTGGCCGGACGCTGCGGGGTGTCGCGCGAGGAGGTCGTGCTGGTGGGGTACTCCCAGGGAGGGGCCACCGCCCTGGCCACGGCGCTCGACCCCCGGCTCGGCCCGCCTCCGGCCGCGGTGGCCCTGCTGGCGGGCTACCTCGTGCACCGTGACGACGACGAGCTCGACCTCTCCCGGGCCCACGGCCGGCCGGTGCTCGTGGCCCACGGCCGCGACGACGACATGGTCGACCCCCTGCGCGGTCGCGCCGCGGCCAAGGCCCTCCACCGCCGCGGCGCCGTCACCTCATGGCAAGAGGTCGCCGGCAGCCATCGCCTGGGGCCAGCCCTGCTCGCCCCCCTCGCCGCGTGGCTCGACGCCCTCGCCGACGGGCGTGTCCCCCACCAGCCCCCGCCAGGGGTCTGA
- a CDS encoding NlpC/P60 family protein, protein MRTERSPRATRRNRKVLSGIVVAGILAVPVAGGLPASAQSSISDKRAEAAEVAAELTELDNRLMTLNAEAEAASYELHQAEEQVGEARARVEHTNAELEQRRSELRTFAVKAYQTGGEDPVLNAVLTTEADTAPAKQSYITVTTGNRSDLVDSLSAMRRQAEDETKALEQAQAEAEAITRRIAEKRDEVASATEAQRAINERVQGELAGLVAEEQERQRQAAARAAEEAARQAQAEAAAQQQQQQARSSQSTSQRSSSTQAPRPEAPTAPPAPTAPTAPTAPSTPAPAPADPGPVRSGIQGAIDLAVSKAGNSTYVWGASGPNSFDCSGLLVWAFSQVGISLPHYSGAQYNATTRISRSQVQAGDLVFWGSGGSEHVALAIGPNTLVHAFGSLKGVGITNLDGWWKAPSGYGRIR, encoded by the coding sequence ATGCGAACCGAACGAAGCCCCCGGGCAACCCGTCGAAACCGCAAGGTCCTCTCCGGCATCGTCGTCGCCGGCATCCTCGCCGTCCCCGTCGCCGGCGGCCTGCCGGCCAGCGCCCAGTCGTCGATCTCCGACAAGCGCGCCGAGGCCGCCGAGGTGGCGGCCGAGCTCACCGAGCTCGACAACCGCCTCATGACCCTCAACGCCGAGGCCGAGGCCGCCAGCTACGAGCTGCACCAGGCCGAGGAGCAGGTGGGCGAGGCCCGAGCCCGCGTCGAGCACACCAACGCCGAGCTCGAGCAGCGTCGCAGCGAGCTGCGCACCTTCGCGGTGAAGGCCTACCAGACCGGCGGCGAGGACCCCGTCCTCAACGCGGTGCTCACCACCGAGGCCGACACCGCCCCGGCCAAGCAGTCCTACATCACGGTCACCACCGGCAACCGCTCCGACCTCGTCGACAGCCTCAGCGCCATGCGCCGCCAGGCCGAGGACGAGACCAAGGCGCTCGAGCAGGCCCAGGCCGAGGCCGAGGCCATCACCCGCCGCATCGCCGAGAAGCGCGACGAGGTGGCCTCCGCCACCGAGGCCCAGCGCGCCATCAACGAGCGGGTCCAGGGCGAGCTGGCCGGGCTGGTCGCCGAGGAGCAGGAGCGCCAGCGCCAGGCCGCGGCCCGAGCCGCCGAGGAAGCGGCCCGCCAGGCCCAGGCCGAGGCTGCCGCCCAGCAGCAACAGCAGCAGGCCCGTTCCAGCCAGTCGACCTCGCAGCGTTCGAGCTCGACGCAGGCCCCCCGCCCGGAGGCGCCCACGGCGCCCCCCGCCCCGACGGCCCCGACGGCCCCCACCGCCCCGAGCACGCCTGCTCCGGCACCGGCGGACCCCGGACCGGTCCGCTCGGGCATCCAGGGCGCCATCGACCTCGCCGTGAGCAAGGCCGGCAACTCCACCTACGTCTGGGGCGCTTCCGGCCCCAACAGCTTCGACTGCTCCGGGCTCCTCGTGTGGGCCTTCAGCCAGGTCGGCATCTCCCTGCCGCACTACAGCGGCGCCCAGTACAACGCCACCACCCGCATCTCGCGCTCGCAGGTGCAGGCCGGCGACCTGGTCTTCTGGGGCTCCGGTGGCTCCGAGCACGTGGCCCTGGCCATCGGGCCCAACACCTTGGTGCACGCCTTCGGCTCGCTGAAGGGCGTCGGCATCACCAACCTCGACGGTTGGTGGAAGGCGCCCTCGGGCTACGGACGGATCCGCTGA
- the hemG gene encoding protoporphyrinogen oxidase, with protein MSPAPRVVVVGAGITGLTAAFTIMTRTPQVDVTVLEAADRVGGKVLTTPFAGRPVDCGADAFLARVPEAIELCEELGLDTVLTSPARRSALVYSGGALRRLPEGLVLGVPTDLDALAGSGIVSPDAVVRASADVDTTEWLPGEPSGDPLADGDESVGTLVRRRLGDEVFERLVAPLLSGVNAGDADHLSVAAGAAQIGAAARRHPSLVVGLRQQTADARAAGADPEAPVFRGIPVGTQTLTDLLLARLVAGGASVHLSSAVTALDHRLTDGGARSGWTLRTEHGVVDADAVVLAVPAPVAARVLHDHAADAAAGLAELEYASVAMVTLAVPLDRIERDLDASGFLVARGEGLAALTACSWASSKWAHLADPDVAVLRVSAGRHGDTGALELDDPELVRVLTGDLAATMGVDGPPVAARVTRWPDGLPQFRPGHLGRVAAWRDEVADRAPGVVLAGASYDGLGLPACIRQGRVAAADAARQALDATR; from the coding sequence ATGAGCCCCGCCCCTCGGGTCGTGGTGGTGGGGGCGGGCATCACCGGCCTGACCGCGGCCTTCACGATCATGACCCGCACCCCTCAGGTCGACGTCACCGTGCTCGAGGCCGCCGACCGGGTGGGCGGCAAGGTCCTCACCACCCCCTTCGCCGGACGGCCCGTCGACTGCGGCGCCGACGCCTTCCTGGCCCGGGTCCCCGAGGCGATCGAGCTCTGTGAGGAGCTCGGCCTCGACACCGTGCTCACGTCACCCGCCCGCCGCTCTGCGCTCGTCTATTCCGGCGGCGCCCTCCGTCGATTGCCGGAGGGCCTCGTGCTCGGCGTCCCCACCGACCTCGACGCCCTGGCCGGTTCGGGCATCGTGAGCCCCGACGCCGTGGTCCGTGCCTCCGCCGACGTCGACACCACCGAGTGGTTGCCCGGCGAACCGTCAGGCGACCCGCTGGCCGACGGCGACGAGTCCGTGGGGACCCTGGTCCGTCGCCGCCTCGGCGACGAGGTCTTCGAACGGCTGGTGGCTCCCCTCTTGTCCGGCGTCAACGCCGGCGACGCCGACCACCTGAGCGTGGCTGCGGGTGCGGCCCAGATCGGAGCGGCGGCGCGCCGCCACCCCAGCCTGGTGGTCGGCCTACGCCAGCAGACGGCGGACGCGCGTGCCGCCGGGGCCGACCCCGAGGCGCCGGTCTTCCGGGGAATCCCCGTCGGCACCCAGACCCTCACCGACCTGCTCCTCGCCCGGCTGGTGGCCGGTGGCGCGTCCGTGCACCTCTCCTCGGCCGTCACCGCTCTCGACCACCGCCTCACCGATGGAGGCGCTCGCTCGGGGTGGACCCTGCGCACCGAGCACGGCGTCGTCGACGCCGATGCCGTGGTGCTGGCCGTGCCCGCACCGGTCGCCGCCCGGGTGCTCCACGACCACGCGGCCGATGCCGCGGCGGGCCTGGCGGAGCTCGAGTACGCCTCGGTGGCCATGGTGACGCTGGCGGTGCCGCTCGACCGGATCGAGCGCGACCTCGACGCCTCCGGCTTCCTCGTGGCACGCGGCGAAGGGCTCGCCGCCCTCACCGCCTGCTCGTGGGCGTCGTCGAAGTGGGCCCACCTGGCCGATCCCGACGTCGCCGTGCTGCGCGTCTCGGCCGGTCGTCACGGCGACACCGGTGCACTCGAGCTCGACGACCCCGAGCTGGTGCGGGTGCTCACCGGCGACCTCGCCGCCACCATGGGCGTCGACGGGCCACCGGTGGCGGCGCGGGTCACCCGCTGGCCCGACGGCCTCCCCCAGTTCCGGCCCGGGCACCTGGGCCGCGTCGCCGCCTGGCGCGACGAGGTGGCCGACCGGGCTCCGGGCGTGGTGCTCGCCGGCGCGAGCTACGACGGCCTCGGGCTGCCGGCCTGCATCCGCCAGGGCCGGGTCGCGGCAGCCGACGCGGCGCGTCAGGCCCTCGACGCGACGCGCTGA
- the hemH gene encoding ferrochelatase has product MSGDRAAPLGLLVMAYGTPRTPEDVEAYYTHIRRGRPPTPELLADLTARYDAIGGISPLAALTEAQRAALADALEARQPGRWKVVLGQKHAAPFIEDGVAELAAAGVHDMVGLVLAPHYSGFSVGQYQQRAADAGDEHAMALHRIDRWHLLPAYLDFLAAAVTDARASLPADHKVLFTAHSLPERVLEGDPYPDELRQTAAAVAERVGLSPWPEWALAWQSAGRTPEPWRGPDVLEVIRDLAATGRTDGVLVCAQGFTADHLEVLYDLDIEASGIAAEVGLAFARTRSLNAEPTVMAALADEVVRVAEAGLAP; this is encoded by the coding sequence ATGAGCGGAGACCGCGCTGCTCCTCTCGGCCTGCTGGTGATGGCCTACGGCACACCTCGCACGCCCGAGGACGTCGAGGCCTACTACACCCACATCCGCCGAGGACGTCCTCCCACGCCCGAGCTGCTGGCCGATCTCACGGCGCGCTACGACGCCATCGGCGGCATCTCCCCGCTCGCCGCGCTCACCGAGGCCCAACGAGCCGCCCTCGCCGACGCCCTCGAGGCCCGTCAGCCGGGCCGCTGGAAGGTGGTGCTGGGCCAGAAGCACGCGGCACCGTTCATCGAGGACGGGGTGGCCGAGCTGGCCGCCGCCGGCGTGCACGACATGGTCGGCCTGGTGCTCGCCCCGCACTACTCGGGGTTCAGCGTGGGCCAGTACCAGCAGCGAGCCGCCGACGCCGGCGACGAGCACGCCATGGCCCTGCACCGCATCGACCGATGGCACCTCCTGCCCGCCTACCTCGACTTCCTCGCCGCCGCCGTGACCGACGCTCGCGCCTCGCTGCCGGCCGACCACAAGGTGCTCTTCACCGCCCACTCGCTGCCCGAACGGGTCCTCGAGGGCGACCCGTACCCCGACGAGCTGCGCCAGACCGCGGCCGCGGTGGCCGAGCGGGTGGGGCTGTCGCCGTGGCCCGAGTGGGCGCTGGCCTGGCAGAGCGCCGGGCGGACCCCCGAGCCCTGGAGAGGTCCCGACGTGCTGGAGGTCATCCGGGACCTGGCCGCCACGGGCCGCACCGACGGCGTGCTGGTCTGTGCCCAGGGCTTCACCGCCGACCACCTCGAGGTGCTCTACGACCTCGACATCGAGGCGTCCGGCATCGCCGCCGAGGTGGGTCTGGCCTTCGCCCGCACCCGCTCGCTGAACGCCGAGCCCACGGTCATGGCCGCACTGGCCGACGAGGTCGTGAGGGTGGCGGAGGCGGGCCTCGCCCCATGA
- the hemE gene encoding uroporphyrinogen decarboxylase produces the protein MPPDQSASATDPASPDLAPFLRACRGIPGGPGDRVPVWFMRQAGRSLPEYRAVRGSGSILDAIADPELSAEITLQPVRRYGVDAAILYSDIVVPVHAIGFGVDVVPGVGPVVSDPFRGAADLDRLRPLDPEADTPYVLETVRILSRELTVPLIGFAGAPFTVASYLIEGRPSRTYGLTKALMHGDPALWHELMDRLVDLAVVSLRSQVDAGAQALQVFDSWAGALSPPVYQQFVLPHSRRLFAEVADLDVPRIHFGVGTGELLGLMAAAGVDVVGVDWRVPIDVARTRVPEHVALQGNLDPALCLAPWDVVAEATRDVLTRNAGHPGHVFNLGHGVLPELDPGILEQVVELVHAEGRCDGPFPEGER, from the coding sequence GTGCCTCCCGACCAGTCCGCCTCCGCCACCGACCCGGCCTCCCCTGACCTCGCTCCCTTCCTGCGGGCCTGCCGTGGCATCCCGGGTGGGCCGGGAGACCGGGTGCCCGTCTGGTTCATGCGCCAGGCCGGTCGCTCGCTCCCCGAGTACCGGGCCGTCCGTGGCTCGGGCAGCATCCTCGACGCCATCGCCGACCCCGAGCTCTCGGCCGAGATCACCCTGCAGCCGGTGCGCCGCTACGGCGTCGACGCCGCCATCTTGTACTCCGACATCGTCGTCCCCGTGCACGCCATCGGCTTCGGGGTCGACGTCGTCCCCGGGGTCGGGCCGGTCGTGTCCGACCCCTTCCGGGGCGCGGCCGACCTCGATCGCCTCCGGCCGCTCGACCCGGAGGCCGACACGCCGTACGTGCTCGAGACGGTCCGCATCCTCTCCCGCGAGCTCACGGTGCCCCTGATCGGGTTCGCCGGAGCCCCCTTCACGGTGGCCAGCTACCTGATCGAAGGGCGCCCCTCTCGCACCTACGGGCTGACCAAGGCCCTCATGCACGGCGACCCGGCCCTGTGGCACGAGCTCATGGACCGCCTGGTCGACCTGGCGGTGGTGTCGCTGCGCAGCCAGGTCGACGCCGGCGCCCAGGCACTGCAGGTCTTCGACAGCTGGGCCGGTGCCCTCAGCCCACCCGTGTACCAGCAGTTCGTCCTGCCCCACAGCCGGCGACTCTTCGCCGAGGTGGCCGACCTCGACGTCCCCCGCATCCACTTCGGTGTGGGCACCGGCGAGCTGCTCGGCCTCATGGCCGCCGCCGGGGTCGACGTCGTGGGCGTCGACTGGCGGGTGCCCATCGACGTGGCCCGCACCCGGGTGCCCGAGCACGTGGCCCTGCAGGGCAACCTCGATCCGGCTCTGTGCCTGGCTCCCTGGGACGTCGTGGCCGAAGCCACCCGCGACGTCCTCACCCGCAACGCCGGGCACCCGGGCCACGTGTTCAACCTCGGTCACGGGGTGCTCCCCGAGCTCGACCCGGGGATCCTCGAACAGGTCGTGGAGCTGGTGCACGCCGAGGGCCGCTGCGACGGCCCGTTCCCGGAGGGAGAGCGATGA
- a CDS encoding HelD family protein, whose translation MANHPDLAAEQEYLDQAYAALEASRRAATRLTSMVEVGRGGTEQARYEREVILDTVVNRLQQLELGDAALCFGRIDREDPDAGGDGTESFYIGRIAVSDATQEPLIVDWRAPVAEPFYRATGRQSMGLSRRRHFATRGRTLLGIEDELFGDALAQYGLAAESGEPETAGVTGQGALFSALETARTGKLGDIVATIQGEQDEIIRSPLPGVLVVQGGPGTGKTVVALHRAAYLLYTHRFPLEGQGVLVVGPNRLFLGYIEQVLPSLGEAGVELVVLPDLVDDVRIQGYDRGLTARVKGDPRMAKFLARAVRDRELPLRSDLHVGYGLQRLTLTRERSARIVAEARRRYRRHNSGRRYVEGEVYAELALSGRDELDASEVRERLRHDISVREALEWMWPVLTPAQLLHDLYGAPSLLRHAARDLLTDDEWRSLRRPRSERVEDVVWATDDAPLLDEAKAVLGPKPRRKRPGDHDDEVRTYGHIVVDEAQDLSPMQLRMLDRRSLNGSMTIVGDIAQATGQWAHASWDEILERLPAKRPPRRAELTLGYRLPAPIMDLAARVLRHAAPDLTPPRSVREDGTAPTVRRVGPGQLSAEAVATVLAERTAVDPGQVAVICSASMVEPLCNALSNAEVPFGRATRAGLDHQVTVVEVGLVKGLEVDAAVVVEPEAIVAEEAQGERALYVALTRATKRLAVVHEAPLPACLDE comes from the coding sequence ATGGCCAACCATCCCGATCTGGCTGCCGAGCAGGAGTACCTCGACCAGGCCTACGCGGCCCTCGAGGCCTCTCGGCGTGCGGCGACCCGTCTCACCTCGATGGTCGAGGTCGGGCGGGGCGGCACCGAGCAGGCCCGCTACGAGCGCGAGGTCATCCTCGACACCGTCGTCAACCGCCTCCAGCAGCTCGAGCTGGGCGACGCTGCGCTCTGCTTCGGTCGGATCGACCGCGAGGACCCCGACGCCGGTGGGGACGGCACCGAGAGCTTCTACATCGGCCGCATCGCCGTCAGCGACGCCACCCAGGAGCCCCTGATCGTCGACTGGCGGGCCCCGGTGGCCGAGCCCTTCTACCGGGCCACCGGTCGCCAGTCCATGGGGCTGTCCCGCCGGCGCCACTTCGCCACGCGTGGCCGCACGCTGCTCGGCATCGAGGACGAGCTCTTCGGTGACGCCCTGGCCCAGTACGGGCTGGCCGCCGAGTCCGGTGAGCCCGAGACCGCCGGCGTCACCGGGCAGGGGGCGCTCTTCTCGGCGCTCGAGACGGCGCGCACGGGCAAGCTCGGCGACATCGTCGCCACCATCCAGGGTGAGCAGGACGAGATCATCCGCAGTCCGCTGCCGGGGGTGCTGGTGGTCCAGGGCGGGCCCGGCACCGGCAAGACGGTCGTGGCCCTGCACCGGGCGGCCTACCTGCTCTACACGCACCGGTTCCCCCTCGAGGGCCAAGGGGTGCTGGTGGTCGGTCCCAACCGCCTCTTCCTCGGCTACATCGAGCAGGTGCTGCCCTCGTTGGGCGAAGCGGGCGTCGAGCTGGTCGTGCTCCCCGACCTGGTCGACGACGTCCGCATCCAGGGCTACGACCGAGGCCTCACCGCCCGGGTCAAAGGCGATCCCCGCATGGCCAAGTTCCTCGCCCGGGCGGTGCGCGACCGCGAGCTCCCCCTGCGCTCGGACCTCCACGTCGGCTACGGGTTGCAGCGCCTCACCCTCACGCGCGAGCGCAGTGCTCGCATCGTGGCCGAGGCCCGCCGTCGGTATCGACGCCACAACTCGGGGCGGCGCTACGTCGAGGGCGAGGTGTACGCCGAGCTGGCCCTGTCCGGTCGTGACGAGCTCGATGCCTCCGAGGTGCGCGAGCGGCTCCGCCACGACATCTCCGTGCGAGAGGCGCTCGAGTGGATGTGGCCGGTCCTCACCCCGGCCCAGCTGCTCCACGACCTGTACGGGGCGCCGTCGTTGTTGCGCCACGCCGCCCGCGACCTGCTCACCGACGACGAGTGGCGGTCGTTGCGCCGACCCCGATCGGAGCGGGTCGAGGACGTCGTCTGGGCCACCGACGACGCCCCCCTGCTCGACGAGGCCAAGGCCGTCCTCGGCCCCAAGCCGCGCCGCAAGCGCCCCGGTGACCACGACGACGAGGTGCGCACCTACGGCCACATCGTGGTCGACGAGGCCCAGGACCTCTCGCCCATGCAGCTGCGGATGCTCGATCGCCGGTCGCTCAACGGCTCGATGACCATCGTCGGCGACATCGCCCAGGCCACCGGACAGTGGGCCCACGCCTCGTGGGACGAGATCCTCGAGCGCCTCCCCGCCAAGCGCCCACCGCGCCGGGCCGAGCTCACCCTCGGCTACCGGCTGCCGGCGCCGATCATGGACCTGGCGGCGCGGGTGCTGCGCCACGCCGCCCCCGACCTCACGCCGCCGCGTTCGGTACGAGAGGACGGCACCGCCCCCACCGTCCGCCGGGTCGGACCCGGGCAGCTCTCGGCCGAGGCGGTGGCCACCGTGCTGGCCGAGCGGACCGCCGTCGACCCCGGCCAGGTGGCCGTCATCTGCTCGGCCTCGATGGTCGAACCCTTGTGCAACGCCCTGTCGAACGCCGAGGTCCCCTTCGGTCGGGCCACTCGCGCCGGGCTCGACCACCAGGTCACGGTGGTCGAGGTGGGGTTGGTGAAGGGCCTCGAGGTCGATGCCGCCGTGGTGGTCGAGCCCGAGGCGATCGTCGCCGAGGAGGCCCAGGGTGAGCGGGCGCTCTACGTGGCGCTCACCCGAGCCACCAAGCGGCTCGCCGTCGTCCACGAGGCCCCGCTGCCGGCCTGCCTCGACGAGTAG